Below is a window of Desmonostoc muscorum LEGE 12446 DNA.
TGCCACTTTTTACGCCATGTGAAAGGACGTTGACATACCGGACAGATTTTTGTAGGTAGGTCAGATTTAGAACGAATACGTCCCATATAAATACTGTGTGGATGAGAGTTTGATTTCTGATGGAGATGGAAAATAATTATAACCAGTTTCCTACGAAGGGGG
It encodes the following:
- a CDS encoding DUF2256 domain-containing protein: MGRIRSKSDLPTKICPVCQRPFTWRKKWQDCWDDVKYCSERCRRRRSEGNKGLSGE